Proteins encoded within one genomic window of Candidatus Nanoarchaeia archaeon:
- a CDS encoding antitoxin VapB family protein, with product MAKTIMIANKVYEELKEMKEDKSFSEAIRALMERKSSKTGSSLRACLGRLERTDAEYESSRKSLRKEYAKWNKRYA from the coding sequence ATGGCCAAAACGATCATGATCGCAAATAAAGTCTATGAAGAATTGAAGGAGATGAAGGAAGATAAGAGCTTCAGCGAGGCCATTCGGGCGCTTATGGAGAGAAAGAGTTCTAAGACTGGAAGCAGCTTGAGGGCATGCTTAGGAAGGCTGGAAAGGACAGACGCAGAGTACGAAAGCTCTAGGAAAAGTCTGAGAAAGGAGTATGCCAAATGGAACAAAAGGTATGCATAG